In one window of Romboutsia hominis DNA:
- the xseA gene encoding exodeoxyribonuclease VII large subunit produces MKIRALTISEANSYIKRILSNDPILYNLKVKGEISNFKIHSSGNVYLSLKDENSKINCVIFKNNYNKDLALTNGTKIIANGYISVYERDGSYQLYINSIETEGIGNLYIEFNKLKEKLEKEGLFDNKYKKPIPKIPNSIGVVTSQTGAVIRDIVNVVKRRYPKVNIKLYSVNVQGESSKYDICDGIKFFNMMDNVDTIIVGRGGGSIEELWSFNEEMVARAVFESNIPIISAVGHETDFTICDFVSDMRAPTPSAAAEIATPSLEELNFKLDNILNRMNKSLTSNINISEHRLNHTMDKINSYIKSYIIRDKIIQLDRIYDKITLEAEKKLNTEKDRLSKTGAILHNMSPLSTLDRGYSILSKHGVTVNSIKEIDFKDNLDIVLKDGSIECTVEKIKSKEV; encoded by the coding sequence TTGAAAATAAGAGCCTTAACTATAAGTGAAGCTAATTCATATATAAAAAGAATATTAAGCAATGACCCTATCTTATACAATTTAAAAGTAAAAGGAGAAATATCAAATTTTAAAATACATAGTAGTGGAAACGTATACTTATCTTTAAAAGATGAAAATTCAAAAATAAATTGTGTTATATTTAAAAATAATTATAATAAAGACTTAGCACTAACTAATGGGACTAAGATTATAGCTAATGGATATATATCTGTGTATGAAAGAGATGGTTCTTATCAGTTGTATATAAATTCTATAGAAACAGAAGGTATAGGAAATTTATATATAGAGTTTAATAAATTAAAAGAAAAGTTAGAAAAAGAAGGATTATTTGACAATAAATATAAAAAGCCTATTCCAAAAATACCAAATTCTATAGGTGTAGTAACATCACAAACAGGTGCAGTTATAAGAGATATAGTAAACGTAGTAAAAAGAAGATACCCAAAAGTTAATATAAAGTTATATTCTGTTAATGTCCAAGGTGAAAGTTCAAAGTATGATATATGTGATGGGATAAAATTTTTTAATATGATGGATAACGTAGATACAATTATAGTTGGTAGAGGTGGAGGTTCTATAGAAGAACTATGGTCATTTAATGAAGAAATGGTAGCTAGGGCAGTCTTTGAGTCTAATATACCTATAATATCTGCGGTAGGGCATGAAACAGATTTTACTATATGTGATTTTGTAAGTGATATGAGAGCACCTACACCATCGGCAGCAGCAGAAATAGCAACACCATCATTAGAAGAATTAAATTTTAAACTAGATAACATATTAAATAGAATGAATAAATCATTAACTAGTAATATAAATATAAGCGAGCATAGACTAAATCATACTATGGATAAGATAAATAGTTATATTAAGTCCTATATAATAAGAGATAAAATTATACAATTAGATAGGATATATGATAAAATAACACTTGAAGCAGAAAAGAAATTAAACACAGAAAAAGATCGACTTTCAAAAACTGGAGCAATACTTCATAATATGAGCCCTTTATCAACATTAGATAGAGGGTATAGTATATTATCAAAACATGGAGTTACAGTAAACAGTATAAAAGAGATAGATTTTAAAGATAACTTAGATATAGTTTTAAAAGATGGAAGTATTGAGTGTACTGTTGAAAAAATAAAATCAAAAGAGGTATAG
- a CDS encoding O-sialoglycoprotein endopeptidase, whose amino-acid sequence MKQNQNNIIIGIDTSCYTTSIAAISLDKKVIFNEKILLKVKKDSKGLRQSEAVFQHINNLGEIDSKIKSIINKYNIVGICASTKPRPIKNSYMPVFTVGYNFSKLCSTMIGCDLYETTHQENHIEASLLDNKLNKEKFLSVHMSGGTTEILLCTKNKESYDIEIVGGSKDISFGQLIDRVGVKMGYDFPCGKYIDENALNCESAIKQGLKTSVKEGYMNLSGLENQIDNIIGNCGKEYISKLVLDAVVRNMIKSIEHISKEYNIKDIVFAGGVSASKYISKELTNRLRKYKINAYFTKPEYATDNAVGCALIGVKKFENKSLNYK is encoded by the coding sequence GTGAAACAGAATCAAAATAATATAATAATCGGAATAGATACTAGCTGCTATACAACTTCTATAGCAGCTATATCTTTAGATAAAAAAGTAATATTTAATGAAAAAATATTACTTAAAGTAAAAAAAGATAGCAAGGGATTAAGGCAAAGTGAAGCTGTTTTTCAGCATATAAATAATTTAGGAGAAATAGACAGTAAAATAAAATCGATTATAAATAAATATAATATAGTTGGAATATGCGCATCTACAAAACCAAGACCAATTAAAAACTCTTATATGCCAGTATTTACTGTAGGATATAATTTTTCTAAGCTGTGTTCAACAATGATAGGTTGTGATTTATATGAAACTACTCATCAAGAAAATCATATAGAAGCAAGTCTTTTAGATAATAAATTAAATAAAGAAAAGTTCTTATCTGTTCATATGTCAGGAGGGACAACAGAAATACTGCTTTGCACTAAAAATAAAGAAAGCTATGACATAGAAATAGTAGGTGGAAGCAAGGATATAAGTTTTGGACAACTTATAGATAGAGTTGGAGTTAAGATGGGATATGATTTCCCTTGTGGTAAATATATAGATGAAAATGCACTAAATTGTGAGTCTGCAATAAAACAAGGTTTAAAAACTTCTGTAAAAGAAGGATATATGAATCTATCAGGTCTTGAAAATCAAATAGATAATATAATAGGTAATTGTGGCAAAGAGTACATAAGTAAATTAGTTTTAGATGCAGTAGTTAGAAATATGATAAAATCAATAGAGCATATAAGTAAAGAATACAATATAAAAGATATAGTATTTGCTGGAGGGGTATCTGCTAGTAAGTATATATCAAAAGAGTTAACAAATAGATTAAGAAAATATAAGATAAATGCATATTTTACTAAACCGGAGTACGCAACAGACAATGCTGTTGGTTGTGCTTTAATAGGAGTGAAAAAATTTGAAAATAAGAGCCTTAACTATAAGTGA
- the dxs gene encoding 1-deoxy-D-xylulose-5-phosphate synthase, translating to MYKYLDKVNSPSDIKLMNVEQMDELSKDIRKFLVKSVSQTGGHLASNLGVVELTLALHKVFESPKDKIVWDVGHQSYVHKMITGRKGEFNTLRQLNGLSGFPKECESPHDIFDTGHSSTSISVAHGIACARDIKGEDSNVIAVIGDGSITGGMALEALNHLGHTKTDMIVILNDNEMSIDKNVGGMSRYLSSIVRNSAANKVKNEVEKILNIAPGGELISKTANKFKDSIISTFIPQECELFESLGIKYYGPIDGHNIKELIEILEKCKQKKGPKLLHVITKKGKGYRFAENEPHKYHGVSKFDIREGIKSSGTKSISSLVGEKLVSMGEKDDRVCAITAAMPSGTGLNLFEKVYPNRYYDVGIAEQHATTFAAGLAKNGLKPYFAVYSSFLQRAYDQVIHDVCITKKPVTFLIDRAGIVGNDGETHHGMFDLSYLNAIPNITVMAPKDCKELELMMDLSLELKEPVAIRYPRGGSYYLESGKYEPIKVGSYEVLSKGEDILILAIGNMVKHALKAKELLEKEDINPTIVNARFLKPIDKNLLSDLLKTHKKVITIEDNTIIGGFGSRINKYITDNKIDVNIMNLGLPEAFVPHGNADEIYDTIGLSPEKIAMRVKDCKLER from the coding sequence ATGTATAAATATTTAGATAAAGTAAACTCTCCAAGTGATATAAAGTTGATGAACGTTGAACAAATGGATGAACTATCAAAGGATATAAGAAAATTTTTAGTTAAATCTGTTTCTCAAACAGGAGGGCATTTAGCTTCCAATCTAGGGGTTGTAGAGCTTACACTAGCATTGCATAAGGTATTTGAAAGTCCGAAAGATAAAATTGTATGGGATGTTGGGCATCAATCTTATGTACATAAGATGATAACTGGAAGAAAAGGAGAATTTAATACACTAAGACAATTAAATGGTTTAAGTGGATTTCCTAAAGAATGTGAAAGTCCACATGATATATTTGATACAGGTCATAGTAGCACATCAATTTCAGTGGCACATGGTATTGCATGTGCAAGAGATATAAAAGGTGAAGATAGTAATGTCATAGCTGTAATTGGAGATGGATCAATAACAGGTGGTATGGCACTAGAAGCATTAAATCATCTAGGACATACAAAAACAGATATGATAGTTATATTAAATGATAACGAAATGTCTATAGATAAAAATGTTGGTGGAATGTCTAGGTATTTATCTAGTATAGTTAGAAACTCAGCAGCTAATAAAGTAAAAAATGAAGTTGAAAAGATATTAAATATAGCTCCTGGAGGAGAGTTAATATCTAAAACAGCCAATAAATTTAAAGATAGTATAATAAGTACATTTATTCCTCAAGAATGCGAGTTATTTGAGTCTTTAGGAATAAAATATTATGGTCCTATAGATGGGCACAATATTAAAGAATTAATAGAAATTTTAGAAAAATGCAAACAAAAAAAAGGGCCAAAGCTTCTTCATGTTATAACTAAAAAAGGTAAAGGATATAGATTTGCAGAAAATGAACCACATAAATATCATGGAGTGTCAAAATTTGATATAAGAGAAGGTATAAAATCATCAGGTACAAAATCTATATCTTCATTAGTTGGAGAGAAATTAGTATCTATGGGAGAAAAAGATGATAGAGTATGTGCAATAACTGCAGCTATGCCATCGGGTACAGGATTAAATCTATTTGAAAAAGTATACCCAAATAGATACTATGATGTTGGTATAGCAGAACAACATGCAACTACATTTGCTGCAGGACTTGCAAAAAATGGATTAAAACCGTATTTTGCTGTATACTCATCATTTTTACAAAGGGCATATGACCAAGTAATACATGATGTATGTATAACTAAAAAACCTGTAACATTCCTTATAGATCGAGCTGGTATAGTAGGTAATGATGGTGAAACTCATCATGGTATGTTTGATTTAAGCTACTTAAATGCAATACCAAATATAACGGTTATGGCTCCTAAGGATTGCAAAGAGCTAGAGTTAATGATGGATTTATCTCTAGAATTAAAAGAGCCTGTAGCTATTAGATATCCAAGAGGGGGTAGTTATTACTTAGAAAGTGGTAAGTATGAACCTATAAAAGTAGGAAGTTATGAAGTATTGTCAAAAGGAGAAGACATACTTATACTAGCAATAGGAAATATGGTAAAACATGCTCTTAAAGCTAAAGAATTATTAGAAAAAGAGGATATAAATCCAACAATAGTTAACGCAAGGTTCTTAAAGCCTATTGATAAAAATCTTTTATCAGATTTGTTAAAAACTCATAAAAAGGTTATAACTATTGAGGATAATACAATAATAGGTGGATTTGGAAGTAGAATAAATAAATATATAACAGATAATAAAATTGATGTTAATATTATGAATTTAGGTCTTCCAGAAGCATTTGTACCTCATGGGAATGCAGATGAAATATATGATACAATAGGTCTATCTCCAGAGAAGATAGCAATGAGAGTAAAAGACTGTAAACTAGAAAGGTAA
- the xseB gene encoding exodeoxyribonuclease VII small subunit, which yields MNLTYEQAYKKLEEILEKLESKNASLDESLSLYEQGISLYKYCNKLLDDATFKISKFNKLGVEEEFDIREE from the coding sequence ATGAATCTAACGTATGAACAAGCCTATAAAAAATTAGAGGAAATTCTAGAAAAATTAGAATCTAAAAATGCTAGTTTAGATGAGTCATTAAGTTTGTATGAACAAGGTATAAGTCTTTACAAATATTGTAATAAGCTTTTAGATGATGCGACATTTAAAATAAGTAAATTTAATAAATTAGGTGTAGAAGAAGAATTTGATATTAGGGAGGAATAA
- the nusB gene encoding transcription antitermination factor NusB: MKNDKARKVTTREYMMKLIYQTQITKEDMGDVLDKFLNDQLEYITNRYEELRLQYSNNPELKLENLKADDVIDREYMAQMCKLLSEKSDEIDAMINKYAKNWSVNRMAKVDLAILRLAICEILFVEEIPNKVSINEAIEMAKLYCDDKTPKFINGILGSVVSETESK, encoded by the coding sequence ATGAAGAATGATAAGGCGAGAAAAGTAACTACAAGAGAGTATATGATGAAATTAATATATCAAACTCAAATAACTAAAGAAGATATGGGTGATGTATTAGATAAATTTTTAAATGATCAATTAGAATACATAACAAATAGATATGAAGAGCTTAGATTACAATATTCAAATAACCCAGAGTTAAAATTAGAAAATTTAAAAGCTGATGATGTTATAGATAGAGAATATATGGCTCAAATGTGTAAATTATTAAGTGAAAAATCGGACGAAATAGATGCAATGATAAACAAATATGCTAAAAATTGGTCAGTTAATAGAATGGCAAAGGTAGACTTAGCAATATTAAGACTAGCTATATGTGAAATATTATTTGTAGAAGAGATACCAAATAAAGTTTCAATAAATGAAGCTATAGAAATGGCTAAATTATACTGTGATGACAAAACTCCTAAATTCATAAATGGAATATTAGGAAGTGTCGTTAGTGAAACAGAATCAAAATAA
- a CDS encoding Asp23/Gls24 family envelope stress response protein: MENNDFGQVKISNDVISTIAGLAALEIEGVETNTTLTDKLFKNNGVKIQVEEEEVSLDVMVMIEYGVSIPDIAFKIQENVKNTVETMTGLNVSQVNIHVQGISFKKEKAEREEAKQAKKS, encoded by the coding sequence ATGGAAAATAATGATTTTGGACAAGTTAAAATATCTAATGATGTAATATCTACTATAGCAGGTCTTGCAGCATTAGAGATAGAAGGCGTTGAAACGAATACAACATTAACAGATAAATTATTTAAAAATAATGGTGTAAAAATACAAGTAGAAGAAGAGGAAGTTAGCTTAGATGTTATGGTTATGATAGAGTATGGTGTATCTATACCAGACATAGCTTTTAAAATTCAGGAAAATGTTAAAAACACTGTTGAGACAATGACAGGATTAAATGTTTCTCAAGTTAATATACATGTTCAAGGAATCAGCTTTAAGAAAGAAAAAGCTGAAAGAGAAGAAGCTAAGCAAGCTAAGAAAAGTTAA
- a CDS encoding divergent PAP2 family protein gives MDFFSQIFSNKVLGISIFACFLAQFIKIFTGKDKRIEISRLFTSGGMPSSHSSFVTSLSTLVGIERGFQSTDFAIVCVFSLIIMYDATGVRRSVGKQAAILNQIIDDVQHRKPIKHERLKELVGHTPKEVLFGAILGILVALYFV, from the coding sequence ATGGATTTTTTTTCACAAATTTTTAGCAACAAAGTTTTAGGGATAAGTATATTTGCTTGTTTCTTAGCACAATTTATAAAAATATTTACAGGAAAAGATAAGAGAATAGAAATTTCTAGATTATTTACATCAGGAGGTATGCCAAGTTCTCATAGCTCATTTGTAACTAGCTTATCAACACTAGTTGGCATAGAAAGGGGATTTCAATCAACTGATTTTGCTATAGTATGTGTATTCTCTTTAATAATAATGTATGATGCAACTGGAGTAAGACGTTCTGTAGGAAAACAAGCGGCAATACTAAATCAAATTATAGATGATGTACAACATAGAAAACCAATAAAGCATGAAAGATTAAAAGAGCTAGTAGGTCATACTCCTAAAGAAGTATTGTTTGGGGCTATACTAGGTATATTAGTAGCATTATACTTCGTGTAA
- a CDS encoding polyprenyl synthetase family protein: MEFKAVLKEKASYIEKLLKEYMPKEEGYQKTIMEAMNYSLSAGGKRLRPILTLEACKSVGGDYKDAIPFAMAIEMIHTYSLIHDDLPALDNDDLRRGRKTNHIVFGEDMAILAGDALLNYAFEVMLLGSMNKENPNKYLNAMYEIASAAGINGMIGGQVVDVQSENKKISKEKLDYIHNNKTAAIMIGCMRAGAIIGNANDNELENITKYSKNIGLAFQIVDDILDIVGDESKLGKKVGSDIDNNKSTYPSLIGLEESKEEANRLIKEAKEALTQISNDTEFLSSLADYIVDREY; encoded by the coding sequence GTGGAATTTAAAGCAGTGCTAAAAGAAAAAGCAAGCTATATAGAAAAATTATTAAAGGAGTATATGCCAAAAGAAGAAGGATATCAAAAAACTATAATGGAGGCTATGAATTATAGTTTAAGTGCAGGTGGAAAAAGGTTAAGACCGATACTTACATTAGAAGCATGTAAATCAGTAGGTGGAGATTATAAGGATGCGATACCATTTGCTATGGCAATAGAAATGATACATACATATTCTTTAATACATGATGATTTACCAGCACTTGATAATGATGATTTAAGAAGAGGTAGAAAAACAAATCATATAGTATTTGGTGAAGATATGGCTATACTTGCAGGAGATGCCCTTTTAAATTATGCTTTTGAAGTTATGCTTTTAGGTTCTATGAACAAAGAAAATCCAAACAAATATTTAAATGCTATGTATGAGATAGCATCAGCTGCAGGAATAAATGGTATGATAGGTGGACAAGTAGTAGATGTTCAAAGTGAAAATAAGAAAATATCTAAAGAAAAATTAGATTATATACATAACAATAAGACTGCAGCTATAATGATAGGATGTATGAGAGCGGGAGCTATAATAGGAAATGCAAATGATAATGAATTAGAAAATATAACTAAATATTCAAAAAATATAGGACTAGCCTTCCAAATAGTTGACGATATATTAGATATAGTTGGAGATGAGTCTAAGTTAGGAAAAAAAGTAGGAAGTGATATAGACAATAATAAATCTACTTACCCATCCTTAATAGGACTAGAAGAGTCAAAAGAAGAAGCGAATAGATTAATAAAAGAAGCTAAAGAAGCATTAACACAAATATCAAATGATACAGAATTTTTAAGCAGTTTAGCTGATTATATAGTGGACAGAGAGTATTAA